DNA from Gouania willdenowi unplaced genomic scaffold, fGouWil2.1 scaffold_217_arrow_ctg1, whole genome shotgun sequence:
atttctctgttattttttgtgttttatatttttgtgtttctttttatcactttgtttgtttactttgggggggggcacataaaattagaccatggaccgcatgtggcccccgagcctccTGTTGTCCATGTCTGACCTAGAGGTGATAATAttagtgatatatatatttatatgtatttaatcAGTGACTTAAACACTGAAATGAAGTCAACACAACTCATTATTACTtagtttatgattatttttcactGATGTGTCAAATCCAGGGGGACACGACTTTTTATTAGGTGTGTTTGGTTTATTGTATTTAACTTATTgtttatggaggtagatttgtgtctttattattcaatcaaaaaaaataaatgttaaaatgaataaaatcatattttgcacctaaaaaaatgtacatttgaaTACTTTTATtagattgaagtgatttttcttgaataataaagacacaaatgtacgtCCATCATCTCTTTCCATGACTTCAGATGAACACACAGGTTGTAACTTTATTCACTGATGGATATTTACAGGTGTTAGAAATGAACCAAAGTCAAAGAGTGGCTCATACCCAGATATTTCCCTGCAGAGGCCCTGGAGTCCACAGCCACGATGACTCCGTGTCTGAACTTGAAGGCCAGGGTGGTGGTGCCGTGGTTCAGTTCGATACAAACTCCTCCGTCACGGTTACAGGACTGTACAAACCCCGAGGGCTGAGGACGTGACACCAAAGAAGGGTTGAATGACACTCCACGAGGGTTTATTACACACATCTGGGTTTATCTGATAGTTCTTAGACTTTGTGCGTCTTTACGCGCCGCGGACGCATGGAGACGCACAAAGTCAGGTGATACACCGCGTCTGACGCTCTGCTGTTACAGCAGCTACAGCTTTGATTTGAAATAATGAAAAAGTCTGTGTTTATACTCACGTCTACACCCAAAGGAACAGAgaactgctgagtcatggtaCCAAAGCTGTAGTGGTTGGGTCTGTCCATGAGATCCGTCTGTCCCGGAGCAATAATGTGTCCCCGGAGGTCAGAATAGGGTTTGTACCCACTGACATCAAACAGAGCCATACTTTAAAACACCTGGAGGAGCCAAactaatcaataaatcaactcAGAAATATACAGTTTGGTGAATACATGATCGATGATTTTCCAGCAGCAAATTCCAAAGTGAAAGAGATTTGAACAAATGTCAAACTTTTGTcgtgtttgtgttttatgacttcaaaataaaactacaaatctACCAACTTTAATCCATaaaattgattattgattaactTTTCCCTCAAATGTTGATACATTACTCAGAAACATAGAAATCAGAGGTTTTTAATAAATGGTatcaaatactttaaaaaaaaaaaccaaatatacATTTTCTACTTCATTACAAGCTTTTTTATATGAAATATgttcctatatatatatatatatatatatatatatatatatatatatatatatatatatatatatatatatttgtcatTTGCACTAAACTCTGTACCTTTTAGTTTTACCATTAGTTTAACTATGAGTCCTTCAATCACCTGTAGTTttaattaatataattaataataaaaagtatctgaaacatttaatatCCTATAAAAGTATAGTTTCATCAACACAATTTTGTTAATAAGAAAATGACTaataatctgaaaaaaaatacatgtgaacaacTCAACTTGATATTTTCTTcaactaattaaaaaataaactatagtTTAATCACATTGAACATTAATATGATCCCAGATCAGAGTTGGTTATTTAAACACTTATTTTAGGACATTCTTGTTGTTTTCACTACATTTTAGTTCTAGTTTAGTTTTACTTTCGTTTTACAACCTGAGATCCTTCCTCTCAGTTGGCAACAGATGACGCACCGCCCTCTGTGAAATCCTATTGGTGGAGAGAAACCATAAGCTCctgttttttctctgtttttttattctctctCAGAGTTCTTCAGGAACAAGGAAACAATCGCTCCTGTTCTTCTGAACAAACGTTGAATCTTTAGAGaaatttgaaggaaaaaaaagctccAAAATACAGATTTGTTGATGAACGactcattcttttctttttttattcctcgTTAAAAATCAGAAACGTGTTCGTTTTCATTCCTGAAAGGATcaaaatatttatgttttattttaattttaccgTCACTGATTTTTCTGTTTGCTGAACCACTATTATCTCTGAAAACAAGCCACACATTCAGTATTTTAAGGAAGAATTTGTTCTGCAGATGAACATTCTGtgcttttcttcacatttaaaACCAACAAAGTTCAACAAACTCAACTGTTGATAAAAGTGCTTTCTGTTTTAGAAACATTTAACATTGTAGAGCTAATAAAGCTAACATGTGCTAACACTGCAAACTAACATCACCAGGTTTGATGTTTGCTGATTAAAAGCCTTTAAAAAGAACGTTATCAGTTCAGTCGAGTACCAACGTGTCCAAATGCACAGAACGCTGCACTcacttgtttttaattcattactCGTGTTTATTCTGTGATTCAAACGTTTCTAATCAAAgtctttttttgtgacattttttccaGTTGTGGTGAAAGTAATGCAATAAGTTTCTCCTCAGTGTTTACTTAATGGTGTTGATGGTTTTCAGATGGACTCACGTCAGTGCATGTTTTATATCCTAATCCTTCATCTTTAGTAGAGaaacaatgttattttcaaTAATAAATGGATAACATTCAGATACTAAAGAACACCAgtctgtcttcttcttcttcttcttcttcttcttcttcttcttcttcttcttcttcttcttcttcttcttcttcttcttcttcttcttcttcttcttcttcttcttcttcttcttcttcttcttcttcttcttcttcttcttcttcttcttcttcttcttcttcttcttcttcttcttcttcttcttcttcttcttcttctccaagAATCTGTATCTACATCATTTAAAGTCACGTCTGTAAAACTACAGGACATTTGTtcttaaatgtgtgtgtgctcattcTGTTTAGTTCTGAATATTTAATCACTCGTAAcgttaaaaaacttaaaataaatgtttatttttgtcacaaatcctgccctatgctcctttaaactGAACTCATAGAATCAATGAACAGAATCTgacaaaataaaggtaaaaaagtcATGATTAGCcttattgtcttttttatttaagtatttatttatttatttatttttaatagaggtttttctttttctctgatgttaaaataaaaatgatagtgATATGTGTTCATTCCTCACAGGAAAAACAGCTGAGGTCTGCGTAATATGAGCCACAAAGATACAAACAGGTAAACGTGTGTGTCAGccatttcaaaacaaagcaCAAAATGGAGGCATGTTCTAATATTTAGGTGTGGAACATTATAATGTGTCAGGTTGACGTCAGTACAACAACACCTGAATCCTGTTAgttcacttcttcttctttaacacaaacacttgttttaaaacatgattttaaaacttttacAAAGCTTtatttcaatgtgttttatttgtaatttgtctgaaagtgttttaaaacaacagaatcactttcacaaatttataataattacaacTTTTAAAGACTCAGGAGTATTTATATGTTCAtgataaaatagaaataaacttGTTTTATTCTCTGATTAATTAATTGTCCACTTTACAGCAGGTTTAGGAGGAGTTTAACTAAttcatggagaaaaaaaacaacgcagaattatttttaacaatgggaaaaaaatatgaacataaCTCACACACATACTGGATACAAGTACTTTTTATTACGTTGCATCTACTGCATATGTACATGACTTAgttaccatgtaaacatgacGTGGGACAGTTTTAGGAGCTGGGAtaatttaattgttaatttttgacaattaaaaaataagatttgacttttgttttgttagaaataaaaacaaaaactatctGACTGTAATATCCTAATCCTGTCCATGTAAAACGTTTTAcatattgtatttatattttatttatatctatCATAATGTCTTATCTATCAGAGTTGGTTATTTAAACACTTATTTTAGGACATTCTTGTTGTTTTCACTACATTTTAGTTCTAGTTTAGTTTTACTTTCGTTTTACAACCTGAGATCCTTCCTCTCAGTTGGCAACAGATGACGCACCGCCCTCTGTGAAATCCTATTGGTGGAGAGAAACCATAAGCTCctgttttttctctgtttttttattctctctCAGAGTTCTTCAGGAACAAGGAAACAATCGCTCCTGTTCTTCTGAACAAACGTTGAATCTTTAGAGaaatttgaaggaaaaaaaagctccAAAATGCAGATTTCCTGTTGGTTTTGTTCACTTCTCTGCCTGAGTCTACAGTCTGTTCCTGGAACTTCAGGTAAGTTTGATTCAATCTGACATCGTTTCTACAATGATTTCTACTTTACAACCCGTGTGTAAACTCAGGACATTTGTTTTAACCACAAATCAGcacaaaaaaaggattttaGAGTTGATAAAGAAACAGTGTTGGTCTACAagtccacacacaaacattgactttgtgtttaaattcaaaTGAGTCACAATGACACAAAAGCCTCTGCGTCATTAATTCCCAACAGGTTATTTACGGTAGTGTGAcgtcacatttacattttagctTTGACTGTTTTCTACTCAGAGTCAATCTGagagtttgaaataaatgtttaaaaacattacaaattaatatacaattatgattgtaaaGTTTCTCATACTAAaaatatttagcaacaaaccacgtttaaataACGTATGtaaattatttctgttttgaccagatttacagcagcaatatttgtgaaatttgtgacaaTTTGTTTTCTCGTAAATTTCTCGTCAatattgaatttaaatgttaaatttaaatgttaaatattaaatctaaatgttactttaaatccaaatggtaaatctaaatgctaaatgttaaatctaaatgttaaaattaaatctaaatctgcatgttaaaaactaaatgtcaaatgtaaatcttaaatgttaaatcttaatctaaatgttaaatttaaatgtgaaaatgtcaaatctaaatgttacgggtgaaacaaaatatgtagctaatatgcaaattcaagGAAAGTACCAAAATGAAAGCtcaagatttaacatttagatttaggacatttgaAGGAATttatacaacaaataaaatgttcataaaatgataaacactttattgGTGTTTGGgttgattttaattaaaaatgtattttaaatatttaaacttatttattcagacttttaaaagtgtaaatgttttttctgttcatttagtTGAATGTGTTTGTATCTTTTTAACATTGTTGTTTAACTAGTTGAGTCTCTTCaataaaaactttcattttcattttaaaactgaaCATCATTCAACCACATTAACTGTGACTAAACTGTAGTTTCTCTGAAATTTAttctattaaaatataaagttacAAGTTTGACACACATctgattttagtgttttaatatttatacatgAATATCTACAGTAAATAAATCATTAGAAAATTGGCTTATTTCAAATCTTCCTATTTTaactttgtttaaataaatgaaataagatcatttaaccacattaactGTGTTTAAAGTTCACTTTCTGCTCTCTCTTCTATTGGAttcttttttaatgataaacatttgaCTTACATCAGTTTTTATGTCTTTAAAGAATCtttacagtaaataaattattagaaaagtggcaaaatatttagtttgtaaAAACCTGGGTTTATTATGTTTGTTGAATTTAGTTTCTTATTTCAAATACttaaacaaagacaataaaaacaagacagtaccaacaaaatataaataaacattgtaggaggaaaaaacaatgaagaataattaataatttctcaccacatgaaataaaaaagtagGACGTCTTTCTTTTGGTGGACATTTCACTAGGTGGCGCTGTCCTATGTGATATTGACACCAATGAAGCCAATCAGCTTCCTGCTTTGCTACAATAAAATGTCTAATTACTCCTAATAGTCGTGAGAAAAGTGTCAGACACATAGTTTATAAAGTCAATGAGTTTAGTTTGATATGAATGTGTTTGTAACAGCAGAGATCACTGtgatgtgtgtgattgtgtggatACGTTCATGTTGTTGTTCAGTGTCTGAATTCATGACTCTGACCTTTTCTTACAGTGCTGCACACTCTGAGATATTTCTACACAGCTTCATCTGACGTACCAAACTTCCCAGAGTTTGTGTCTGTTGGTTATGTTGATGATGTTCAGACTGAGCACTATGACAGTAACACCAGGAGAACAGTCTCTAAACAAGACTGGGTTAAAGATGCAGTAGATGAACAGTTCTGGGAGAGAAACACTGGTATCGAAATGAATAATCAGCAGACGTTCAAAGTCAACATTGAAACCTTAAAGCAGCGTTTCAACCAAACTGGAGGTTAGTTAAAGTTCTCTTGTTCTTTCTAATGCTGATGTGTGACAGTGTGTGTTAATGCTTGTTGTGTAGCTGTAAACACACGTGTGGACACACACTGAAAGCGTGTCCTTCAAACCCTGAATAGAAAGCACAGCATCACTAAGTGAATGCTGCAGGAACCATTCCCAAAGCTGGAAAAATGCTGACTATGTCTGGAAATGTGATGTAGacgtgtcagaaatgtgagaaatgtagtaaaaatatattaaaaagagcaaaaatatggcaaaaaaaagttcaaagaggctcctgttgtgtgtgtgtgtgtgtgtgtgtgtgtgtgtgtgtgtgtgtgtgtgtgtgtgtgtgtgtgtgtgtgtgtgtgtgtgtgtgtgtgtgtgtttaatatgaTCTCTGTGTCTCTCAGGTGTTCACATTTTCCAGCAGATGGTCGGCTGTGAATGGGACGATGAGACTGGAGATGTTGATGGTTATGATCAATATGGTTATGATGGAGAAGACTTCATCAGTCTGAATCTGAAGGAACAGATATGGATTGCCCCCAACCAACAGGCTTTCATCACTAAACTCAAGTGGGAAAATAACAAAGCGTTGatgtcaaaagaaaaacactacTGTACTGAGGAATGTCCTGAGTGGTTGAAGAAGTACGTGAACGCTGGGCGGAGCTCCCTGATGAGAACAGGTAAACTCCTCTGAGACACATGAAGACAACAGTGTGTCTTTATCAGTGTGAATGAACAGTCAGATCACAGtggtcctcatttatcaaccgttggtacgttcagatctgagcgtatacgctacgatcagatctcacatcAGGTCTGAGCTCATGTACCATAATCTGattgagactgaaaataaagtattaaacaatcCTCAGCTTTAAGTCATTTAAACATAAGCAcaaacacattcagaacagatcaaaacacattattaaaagcagttcaactaaataaaatgatttgaaaTAAACCCTGGCTGAAAACATCATAAATGATGAGTCATGTTTAAGGCTTTTTAAtgcttcatttatttaaatgtgatatttatgaCCTAAAGCGTGCAGACTGAGGCTGATAGAAAcatttgactgatttttttacttcaactcttttctttgtttgtcctgaaagtgtttttaaaagttgTGATAAATGTTCACAGTGAACATGATGAAATGACCTCTAAACTGACCTCTCTTTACTCTCCAGTAGAGCTGCAGCTAAACACCACTTTAATAATCCACTGATCACATTATTAGTAGAATCAAtaaatcctcctcctcctcttcatcattaAAGTTCACTGTTGCTCCTTGTGGTTCCTCTGCAGATCTTCCCTCCATCCAGCTCCTCCAGAGGACTCCCTCCTCTCCAGTCACCTGCCACGCTACAGGTTTCTACCCCCGCTATGCTGTGATGTTCTGGAGGAAAgaccaggaggaggaggtgttGGAGGGCGTGGACCACGGAGAGATGCTCCCCAACCATGATGGGAGCTTCCAGATGAGCGTTGACCTGAACATTTCTCTGATCAGAGCTGAAGACTGGAGCAGGTACGACTGTGTGTTCCAGATTAAAGGTGTGGAGGAAGATCTCACAGTCACTCTGGACAAAAGTGTGATTTTAAGCAACTGGAGAAAGTCTGATGGAGGTGAGAGACTCACTGAGTTCACCCTCAGAGCTCAGTGACACACAGcatcacactgtgtgtgtgtgtgtgtgtgtgtgtgtgtgtgtgtgtgtgtgtgtgtgtgtgtgtgtgtgtgtgtgtgtgtgtgtgtgtgtgtgtgtgtgtgtgtgtgtgtgtgtgtgtgtgtgtgtgtgtgtaggtgttgtTGCTGGTGCTGTTGTTGgaggtcttcttcttcttcttcttctgctgggGGCCGTCTCTGGATTCTTCCTGTGGAGGAAACGCTCTGGAGGTAAtaaattaaagctgtttttatggatcttaaaacacttttatttcacttttgttGAATTTCTTTGAAtccattattttccttttttctctgtttttctttcattcaggGTTCAAACGTGCCAACAGTGAGTCCTTctgatatttacatttttactgtgtttatgAGTGACTTTTAATGATAATATCAATGAGTTTTCTATGAATCCTTTGGTCTTTTGTTGAATTTCTTTGAACTTTCCTCTCAATCTAAATAATTaatttcctttttctcttttttgtttcatttctggGTCCAACGTACTATATTTGCAGAGACTCGTCATTTTCCtggtgtttatatcacatgatttcagtcatttttaatgttaaactgttggaaaaaactcaaaattccaacaaaatcttctaattttcctgaaattattgcAAAACACTTTCCttaatgaaatagaaattggGCAAAAATCTAGATAATTTAAAGTGAGGATCCTGTTGGGAATGAGGTGGAAAAGCACTCGTCGTCAGttctcaagtaaaagtatagatatttgaataaaaaatgagtgataaaagtaaaagtattgaagttgctccattactttagtaaaagtaaaaaagtaaatgctactaaatgtacttaagtaataaaataaaacaaatatcagtAATGAGACcaggtttttaaagcagtaaaTTTCATCTCCTTTATTTTGTAGAATCTTGTAGAaacacatggaaacaagttaaatctgtttcctttgaacacctggagaatttagctctcattataaatagtaataaaaagtgcaaatgctgAATTAAAGCCAAAGCAgcttgagtttaacattttgaaGCTGttcataatgttatggctgatATGTGTAAATGTCCAAATGACTTTAACCTtagatttgatgtgtttttcagCCTCTGACACGTCGTCTTCCTCAGCTGGAGAGTCAGAGATGAAAACTGTGAGTACATCATCAAATGGACAAAGtgatgaaatgataaaaacatgatgaaaagcTTGAGGTAAAACCAGAGCATCACATGATGTGTTAGATGGAGCTGAGCTTCTAAACATGACATTGATGTTTAATGCTAATAAAGCTGATAGATGTGATGATAAAGCTGTGTAATAATGTTTCTCTGTGTTTGCTCCTTCAGGGGACCAGTGAGGAGCAGAGAGGGATGATAACAGCACCCAGCTCCTGAACGCACCACAACAAACATCACTTTGGACTGGACTTCAAGTCCAAGCTGTCAGAAGTGCAGACATTGATCCTCCAGATGTTCTGTTCATCACTTCAGGATGTTGGTGTTTCCAAAGCTCTGTCCTGTCCCATGGATCACTTCTTTCTTTGGActtttcatcacattcactgctttttcatttaaagggtTACACGTTGGTTCTGACAACATTTGATCAACTTTGGTGATCAATATGTTTATCACATGTTGGTTTGGTCTAGAATTAATAGTTGGATAATTAGACACAAACATATTCCAATGGCTCCtgaatttagtattttatggttcaaataaacaataatgataaacatGTGTTTCCTACaggacaaaataataacagtttaaatattaaataatggataaaacaaatgttaataACTTTACCTTTAGAGAAAATAACCACATAATTAAAGGGAAACATTAGAAAAGATATGATTTTGTCAATAAATCTGATTTTGAGGAATAACTTTTATTGATCTGTTTCtattaaatgagtaaaaactgAAGAAATGATTATATTGATgttcttctttttgtgtttatttgatcatttttgtcttttgttcaaatatgtaaaatcattaaatctatttgaacaacaataa
Protein-coding regions in this window:
- the LOC114458950 gene encoding proteasome subunit beta type-8-like yields the protein MALFDVSGYKPYSDLRGHIIAPGQTDLMDRPNHYSFGTMTQQFSVPLGVDPSGFVQSCNRDGGVCIELNHGTTTLAFKFRHGVIVAVDSRASAGKYLGMSHSLTLVHF
- the LOC114458947 gene encoding major histocompatibility complex class I-related gene protein-like, giving the protein MQISCWFCSLLCLSLQSVPGTSVLHTLRYFYTASSDVPNFPEFVSVGYVDDVQTEHYDSNTRRTVSKQDWVKDAVDEQFWERNTGIEMNNQQTFKVNIETLKQRFNQTGGVHIFQQMVGCEWDDETGDVDGYDQYGYDGEDFISLNLKEQIWIAPNQQAFITKLKWENNKALMSKEKHYCTEECPEWLKKYVNAGRSSLMRTDLPSIQLLQRTPSSPVTCHATGFYPRYAVMFWRKDQEEEVLEGVDHGEMLPNHDGSFQMSVDLNISLIRAEDWSRYDCVFQIKGVEEDLTVTLDKSVILSNWRKSDGGVVAGAVVGGLLLLLLLLGAVSGFFLWRKRSGGFKRANTSDTSSSSAGESEMKTGTSEEQRGMITAPSS